One Malus domestica chromosome 11, GDT2T_hap1 genomic region harbors:
- the LOC103420662 gene encoding aluminum-activated malate transporter 2-like: MVSSNHENAAGSLAFPKRLWGKIVGFALRLKNLGKDDPRRMIHCFKVGIALTFVSLFYYFKPLYDGFGLDAMWAILTVVVVFEFSVGATLGKGLNRMLATLTAGALGIGAHRLATLSGETGEPILIALFVFIIAGIVTFLRFIPQIKARYDYGMMVFILTFCLISVSGYRDEEVIRMGFERLSTIVIGSCAAVFVCTFICPVWIGVDLHNHIATNIEKLGNFLEGFEDGYFKISEDGQPINKSSSLQGYKSVLTSSSKEEIMANLAKWEPCHGKFRFRHPWNEYLKVGSVTRQCAFKIESLNHYLTSEIQSPPEVRSIIQGECTVISSECGKALKELASEVRKMTKSSAAEPHITNSKAAAENLKAVIRSSLSKHCNFLEIIQAGAVASLLFEVVKCTEEIAGAVHKLASLAHFKNAKPRVTPETQELPSQGAVNPVSGIDGAHHVITIDPSQSLRESENSSPPVLDPRMEV; the protein is encoded by the exons ATGGTATCTTCAAACCATGAAAACGCTGCAGGATCCCTAGCCTTTCCCAAAAGACTATGGGGTAAAATAGTTGGATTTGCCTTGAGGCTAAAGAATTTAGGCAAAGATGATCCAAGAAGGATGATTCATTGTTTTAAAGTGGGAATAGCTCTAACTTTTGTGTCACTCTTCTACTACTTTAAACCACTCTATGACGGCTTCGGCCTTGATGCAATGTGGGCTATTTTAACCGTTGTGGTTGTGTTTGAATTTTCTGTTG GAGCAACACTGGGAAAAGGTTTGAATAGAATGTTGGCAACTTTAACAGCTGGTGCTCTTGGCATTGGGGCTCATCGCTTAGCAACTCTTTCTGGAGAGACTGGGGAGCCTATactaattgctctctttgtTTTTATAATAG CTGGAATAGTAACATTCCTGAGATTCATTCCCCAAATTAAGGCGAGGTATGATTATGGGATGATGGTATTTATATTGACATTCTGCTTGATTTCGGTGTCTGGTTATCGGGATGAAGAGGTTATACGAATGGGATTCGAGAGGCTATCGACAATCGTCATTGGAAGCTGTGCTGCTGTATTTGTATGCACTTTCATATGTCCGGTATGGATTGGGGTGGATCTTCACAATCACATTGCTACCAACATCGAAAAGCTTGGGAATTTCTTAGAAG GATTTGAAGACGGATACTTTAAAATATCTGAGGATGGACAGCCTATAAACAAGTCATCATCTCTTCAGGGATATAAAAGTGTTCTGACTTCAAGTAGCAAGGAAGAAATCATG GCCAATTTGGCAAAATGGGAACCCTGCCACGGCAAGTTCAGATTTCGTCATCCATGGAATGAGTACTTGAAAGTTGGGAGTGTGACTCGCCAGTGCGCTTTCAAAATTGAATCTCTCAACCACTACCTTACCTCTGAGATCCAA TCACCACCAGAAGTTCGAAGTATAATTCAAGGGGAATGCACAGTTATTAGCTCAGAATGTGGGAAAGCGTTGAAGGAACTAGCATCTGAAGTCCGAAAAATGACTAAATCATCAGCAGCAGAACCTCACATTACGAACTCAAAAGCTGCTGCTGAAAACCTCAAAGCTGTAATCAGATCCAGCTTGTCTAAACACTGCAATTTCCTAGAGATAATACAAGCAGGAGCAGTAGCTTCTCTACTATTTGAAGTTGTCAAATGTACAGAGGAAATTGCTGGTGCTGTTCATAAACTAGCATCCCTGGCACACTTTAAGAATGCTAAGCCTAGAGTGACCCCAGAGACACAAGAATTACCTTCGCAGGGAGCGGTAAATCCAGTATCAGGCATCGATGGGGCACATCATGTTATAACGATAGATCCATCTCAAAGTTTACGTGAAAGTGAGAACTCGTCCCCACCAGTACTGGATCCAAGAATGGAAGTGTAG